The Metabacillus litoralis genome contains a region encoding:
- the xylB gene encoding xylulokinase, translated as MKYVIGVDLGTSAVKILLVNQNGDVCQEVSKSYPLIIEKSGYSEQDPEEWVDKTRAGLAELINQFDGDVKDIEGISFSGQMHGLVLLDSENQVVRNAILWNDTRTTKQCQEIYEAVGTERLLEVTKNPALEGFTLPKILWVKEKEPENFERSSVFLLPKDYLRFRMTGALHMEYSDAAGTLLLNVAERRWSNEIVDKFNLPSDFCPPLVESHALVGTVTAEYAQQTGLADTTKVFAGGADNACGAIGSGILSEGKTLCSIGTSGVVLSYEERNDLDFEGKVHYFNHGEENAYYTMGVTLAAGYSLSWFKDTFAKNEAFEQFLEGIDEVPAGSNGLLFTPYIVGERTPHADSTIRGSFIGADAAHERKHFVRAVLEGITFSLNESIEIFRNSGKNIDSIISIGGGAKNDTWLQMQADIFNSKIEKLTSEQGPGMGAAMLAAYGCGWYSSLKECAEEFIQPSKTYEPIPENVEVYQKLFKVYQQVYTQTKEMNEQLREFRK; from the coding sequence ATGAAATACGTTATTGGTGTTGATCTTGGAACAAGTGCAGTTAAAATCTTACTAGTAAATCAGAATGGCGACGTTTGCCAAGAGGTATCAAAGTCATATCCACTTATTATTGAAAAATCGGGTTACAGTGAACAAGATCCAGAGGAATGGGTGGATAAAACAAGAGCTGGTTTAGCTGAACTGATCAATCAATTTGATGGGGATGTAAAGGATATCGAGGGAATCAGCTTTTCAGGGCAAATGCATGGTCTTGTTTTACTTGATAGTGAAAATCAAGTGGTTCGTAATGCTATTTTATGGAACGATACACGAACAACGAAACAATGCCAAGAGATTTATGAAGCTGTTGGGACAGAACGTTTATTAGAAGTAACAAAAAACCCTGCATTAGAGGGCTTTACTTTACCGAAGATTCTTTGGGTAAAAGAGAAAGAGCCAGAGAATTTTGAACGTTCTAGTGTATTTTTGTTACCGAAAGATTATCTACGTTTCCGTATGACAGGGGCTTTACATATGGAATACTCTGATGCTGCAGGGACGTTATTGTTAAATGTAGCAGAACGCAGATGGAGTAACGAAATAGTAGATAAATTCAATCTTCCTTCAGACTTCTGTCCTCCGTTAGTGGAATCTCATGCTCTTGTTGGTACTGTAACAGCAGAATATGCACAACAAACAGGACTAGCTGATACAACAAAGGTTTTTGCTGGCGGTGCAGATAATGCATGTGGCGCAATTGGCTCTGGGATTTTATCAGAAGGAAAAACTTTGTGTAGCATCGGAACATCTGGTGTAGTGCTTTCTTACGAAGAGAGAAATGATTTGGATTTTGAAGGTAAGGTTCATTACTTTAATCATGGTGAGGAAAACGCCTATTATACAATGGGAGTAACCCTTGCAGCGGGGTATAGTTTAAGCTGGTTTAAAGATACATTCGCAAAGAATGAAGCATTTGAACAATTTTTAGAAGGAATTGATGAAGTACCAGCAGGAAGCAATGGCTTGTTGTTTACTCCATATATCGTTGGTGAAAGAACTCCTCATGCTGACTCAACGATTCGTGGGAGCTTTATTGGAGCCGATGCTGCTCATGAACGTAAACATTTTGTTCGTGCTGTGCTTGAGGGTATCACATTTTCATTAAATGAATCTATTGAAATTTTTAGAAACAGTGGAAAAAATATTGATTCGATCATTTCCATCGGTGGTGGAGCGAAAAATGATACATGGCTACAAATGCAGGCTGATATTTTCAATTCGAAAATTGAAAAATTAACAAGTGAACAAGGCCCAGGGATGGGAGCAGCCATGCTTGCAGCATATGGTTGTGGTTGGTATTCTTCTTTGAAAGAATGTGCTGAAGAGTTTATTCAACCATCAAAAACATATGAGCCTATTCCTGAAAATGTAGAAGTCTATCAGAAATTATTTAAAGTGTATCAACAAGTCTATACTCAAACTAAGGAAATGAATGAGCAGTTAAGAGAGTTTAGAAAGTGA
- a CDS encoding SGNH/GDSL hydrolase family protein, translating to MKLKQNQKLLFIGDSITDCERVKPEGEGLFNALGKGYVSYIDGLLQAVYPELGIRVVNKGISGNTVRDLKNRWQEDVLEQKPDWLVIMIGINDVWRQFDTPFIKEGHVYLDEYRDTLRRLVTETKAHIKDIVLMTPFYIENNEQDQMRHMMDQYGLVVKTIAEETNCLYVNTQEAFQVVLKELYPAALAWDRVHPSAAGHMVLTRAFLKAIDFDWNRP from the coding sequence TTGAAACTTAAGCAAAATCAAAAACTTCTATTTATTGGCGATTCCATAACAGATTGTGAACGTGTGAAGCCTGAAGGGGAGGGATTGTTTAATGCCCTTGGCAAAGGCTATGTATCGTATATTGATGGGCTACTTCAGGCTGTTTATCCTGAGTTGGGTATTCGAGTCGTTAACAAAGGAATTAGCGGAAATACAGTAAGAGATCTGAAAAACAGATGGCAGGAGGATGTACTTGAACAAAAGCCTGATTGGTTAGTTATCATGATTGGGATTAATGATGTATGGCGTCAGTTTGATACACCTTTTATTAAGGAAGGTCATGTGTATCTTGATGAATATAGAGATACGCTTAGGAGGCTTGTAACTGAAACCAAGGCTCACATAAAGGACATTGTCCTTATGACACCTTTTTATATAGAAAATAATGAGCAAGATCAAATGAGGCACATGATGGATCAATATGGTCTTGTTGTAAAGACAATTGCTGAGGAAACAAACTGTCTATACGTTAATACCCAGGAAGCTTTTCAGGTTGTATTAAAAGAACTTTATCCAGCAGCACTAGCTTGGGACCGAGTTCATCCTTCTGCTGCAGGTCATATGGTTCTTACCCGTGCATTTTTAAAAGCAATAGATTTTGACTGGAATCGACCATAG
- a CDS encoding polysaccharide deacetylase family protein, protein MINEVSTSEKLIAITFDDGPNPFFTPQVLDIFSEVDGKATFFMIGGQIEKCPELVKTAFELGHEIGNHTYTHPKLSQLNREDCFGEIERTEKLIAELVGHKPVIFRPPYLDFNYETLSVLKQMGYPMIGALNMEAKDWEMPGVDFILEKTRYCVKNGSILIFHDGYGDRSQTVEAVRILVSELTSQGYKLVTVSELLNHS, encoded by the coding sequence ATGATTAACGAGGTGTCCACATCGGAAAAGCTAATAGCTATTACATTTGACGATGGACCAAACCCATTCTTTACTCCACAAGTACTAGATATTTTTTCAGAAGTAGATGGGAAAGCAACCTTCTTTATGATTGGTGGGCAAATAGAGAAGTGCCCAGAGCTTGTGAAGACGGCTTTTGAACTTGGACATGAAATAGGAAACCATACATACACACATCCTAAATTATCACAATTAAATCGTGAGGATTGCTTTGGAGAGATCGAACGAACCGAGAAATTAATAGCGGAATTAGTTGGGCATAAGCCTGTTATTTTTCGGCCTCCTTACCTTGATTTCAATTATGAAACTCTATCTGTTTTAAAACAGATGGGATATCCAATGATTGGAGCTTTAAATATGGAAGCGAAAGATTGGGAGATGCCCGGTGTAGACTTTATTTTAGAGAAAACAAGGTATTGTGTGAAAAATGGTAGCATTCTTATTTTTCATGATGGCTACGGAGATCGCTCACAAACGGTAGAAGCTGTCCGCATACTTGTTTCTGAATTAACGTCTCAGGGGTATAAGCTTGTTACGGTTAGTGAGTTATTAAACCACTCATAG